One Endozoicomonas gorgoniicola DNA window includes the following coding sequences:
- the lptG gene encoding LPS export ABC transporter permease LptG, which yields MRKLDRYIAWNVLAAMLVVLVVLVMLESLFSFLGQLDDVRANYEPLDAMLYTIMLMPKKVYEFIPVSAMIGCLAGLGSLASNSELVVMRAAGVSLWRMVCSVMKPALLMVVVGTFIGEYVSPVTEQIAETQRSILRSSQGTYSGEGIWHREGNEYMYFNAVEPNGVLYGISRYKFDEGMRLQESSFAKRAIYQKDHWLLEDVVTSRFDGEKFVEEKATIQPWDTSLTTTLLKVVVVNPDALSISGLKTYTNYLDNQGLDSGEYDLAFWEKALQPLSIFSLVLVGISFVFGPLRSVSMGLRIFSGVVTGVVFMIVQSLLGPSSLVFGFPPILSVLFPISICILIGALLLRKAA from the coding sequence ATGCGTAAGCTGGACCGTTACATTGCATGGAATGTACTGGCGGCCATGCTGGTGGTGCTGGTGGTGCTGGTCATGCTGGAATCACTGTTTTCATTTCTTGGGCAGCTGGACGATGTCCGGGCGAATTATGAGCCACTGGATGCCATGCTGTACACCATCATGCTAATGCCGAAGAAAGTCTACGAGTTTATACCCGTATCAGCCATGATCGGCTGTCTGGCCGGGCTGGGCAGTCTGGCTTCTAACAGTGAACTGGTGGTCATGCGTGCAGCAGGGGTATCGCTCTGGCGCATGGTCTGCTCTGTTATGAAACCGGCTCTGTTAATGGTTGTGGTGGGGACGTTTATTGGAGAATATGTGTCTCCGGTCACTGAGCAGATTGCAGAAACCCAGCGTAGTATTCTCAGGTCTTCGCAGGGCACCTATTCCGGTGAGGGAATCTGGCACCGGGAAGGCAATGAATATATGTATTTCAATGCTGTTGAGCCTAATGGTGTGCTGTATGGCATCAGTCGCTACAAGTTTGACGAAGGTATGCGCCTGCAGGAAAGCTCATTTGCCAAACGCGCGATCTATCAGAAAGATCACTGGTTGCTGGAAGATGTGGTGACCAGTCGTTTTGATGGTGAGAAGTTTGTTGAAGAAAAGGCGACCATTCAGCCCTGGGATACCAGCCTGACCACGACTCTGTTGAAAGTTGTGGTCGTCAATCCGGACGCACTCTCGATTTCAGGTCTGAAAACCTACACGAATTATCTGGACAATCAGGGGCTGGACTCGGGTGAGTATGACCTCGCGTTCTGGGAAAAGGCGCTGCAGCCCTTGTCAATCTTTTCCCTGGTACTGGTGGGAATATCGTTTGTCTTTGGCCCACTGCGTTCTGTGAGTATGGGGTTAAGAATTTTTTCCGGAGTGGTGACCGGAGTCGTTTTCATGATTGTTCAAAGTCTGCTGGGACCTTCAAGCCTGGTATTTGGTTTTCCGCCCATCCTGTCAGTACTGTTTCCAATCAGTATCTGTATTCTGATCGGTGCCTTGCTTCTCAGGAAAGCAGCCTGA
- a CDS encoding RDD family protein, with product MQKQKITMKPAPLWRRLAAMLYDTFLVISLCFLVGFLNLGILMKIYGADQLKQMTDNGESLDSPAFYAALFVTVFSFFGYFWTRKGQTLGMQAWRLHILNENGNKLSAKQALVRFIVAIPSVLAGCIGVIWVLWDKNKKSWQDYASRSGTYYVPVQKEKTTL from the coding sequence ATGCAAAAACAAAAGATCACCATGAAGCCTGCCCCGCTGTGGCGAAGGCTGGCAGCGATGTTATATGACACTTTTCTGGTCATATCACTGTGTTTTCTGGTTGGTTTTCTCAACCTTGGCATCCTGATGAAAATCTATGGCGCAGACCAGCTTAAACAGATGACCGACAACGGCGAATCACTGGACAGCCCTGCCTTCTATGCAGCCCTGTTTGTGACTGTTTTCAGCTTTTTCGGTTATTTCTGGACCCGTAAAGGCCAGACATTAGGCATGCAGGCCTGGCGTTTGCACATCCTTAATGAAAACGGCAATAAACTATCCGCAAAGCAGGCGCTTGTGCGTTTTATTGTGGCCATACCGTCAGTGCTGGCAGGGTGTATTGGTGTGATCTGGGTACTCTGGGACAAGAATAAAAAAAGCTGGCAGGATTATGCTTCGCGATCAGGTACATACTATGTCCCTGTTCAGAAAGAGAAAACGACCCTGTGA